From a single Oceanispirochaeta sp. genomic region:
- a CDS encoding ROK family transcriptional regulator — protein MKIVGNSLFQKAANSALILNYLRIHRSCSRHQMAEELGLQPSTVSYIVNRLIKAGLVEEFVDAVVQKIGLGRRPISIRIISNFGYVIGLDLQVDYYCAVICDVSGHILSSQRIEYNFGKHDFQALLIQTVIDVRKQLNPEIPILGMGLAIPGIVNRYNSYVKDCWTHNLKDIDLSSFLDTSFSFPVVMENDANCCAQNILWNNPESKDDSFIYLLSRFHKRKMLPENLPSIGIGIGMVLNGQLYTGVSHEAGEYQSILFSKERQLKWQLSLSGEEMDRALYDPEIQREIIRELMGNMTFLLQILNPRALFIGGDLSDNGDMVQEILLHDYKEKWMSLESKGCQLKVVEEGTYDPARGAAACMLSELYAIPQVGTSHKNKQKWNTLLSNVIEETN, from the coding sequence TTGAAAATTGTCGGGAACAGCCTTTTCCAGAAAGCCGCTAATTCTGCCCTGATTTTAAACTATCTGAGGATACATCGTTCCTGTTCCCGTCATCAAATGGCTGAAGAACTGGGCCTGCAACCCTCCACTGTCAGCTATATTGTGAACCGGTTGATCAAGGCCGGCCTAGTAGAAGAGTTCGTAGACGCTGTTGTCCAAAAGATAGGTCTTGGGCGCCGCCCTATCTCCATCCGGATCATTTCCAATTTTGGATATGTAATCGGATTGGATCTTCAGGTTGATTATTACTGTGCTGTTATTTGTGATGTTTCTGGCCATATCCTGTCCTCCCAGCGAATAGAATACAATTTCGGGAAGCATGATTTTCAAGCTCTTTTAATCCAGACCGTAATTGATGTTAGAAAACAGTTGAATCCTGAAATCCCGATTCTAGGAATGGGGCTGGCAATACCAGGTATTGTGAACAGATATAACAGCTATGTGAAAGACTGCTGGACCCATAATCTTAAAGATATTGATCTCAGCAGCTTTCTGGATACTTCTTTTTCCTTTCCTGTTGTTATGGAAAATGATGCAAACTGCTGTGCTCAGAATATCCTCTGGAACAACCCCGAGTCAAAAGATGATTCCTTTATTTATCTTCTTTCCAGGTTTCATAAAAGAAAGATGCTTCCTGAAAACCTGCCCTCCATTGGAATCGGAATCGGCATGGTTCTCAATGGTCAGCTCTACACCGGAGTTTCTCATGAAGCCGGTGAATATCAGAGTATCCTTTTTTCAAAGGAAAGGCAGTTGAAATGGCAACTTTCACTTTCTGGAGAAGAAATGGACCGGGCTCTTTATGACCCTGAGATCCAGAGAGAGATCATTCGGGAACTGATGGGTAATATGACTTTCCTCCTCCAGATTTTGAACCCGAGAGCCCTTTTTATCGGGGGGGATCTCTCGGATAACGGAGATATGGTCCAGGAAATACTCTTACATGATTATAAGGAAAAATGGATGTCACTGGAGAGTAAGGGATGTCAATTGAAGGTAGTAGAAGAGGGGACCTATGATCCCGCAAGGGGGGCCGCCGCCTGTATGCTGAGTGAACTATATGCCATACCACAAGTTGGAACGAGTCATAAGAATAAACAGAAATGGAATACATTACTTAGTAATGTCATCGAAGAAACCAACTGA
- a CDS encoding copper homeostasis protein CutC, producing the protein MEYKLEICLDSAESAIIADKAGANRVELCENLFGGGTTPSAGTIKITRQSVSLGLHVIIRPRPGDFCYTDTEFQVMMEDIRYCREVGVDGVVIGILKKDGTVDKERNASLIKEAGDMSITFHRAFDVTVDPYQALEDIIDLGCHRILTSGQEASVFEGAELIRDIIQKAQGRIIIMPGGDITERKLPKIIKETGAGEYHIYLDQECESVMQHCPDHVYMGGLLRKPEFRNSYTSTTRVDAVLSTLKPHSSL; encoded by the coding sequence TCGAACTTTGTGAAAATCTTTTTGGTGGCGGGACAACTCCCAGTGCCGGAACAATAAAAATCACAAGACAATCTGTCTCCCTTGGATTACATGTCATCATACGACCAAGGCCGGGGGACTTCTGTTATACCGATACAGAGTTTCAAGTCATGATGGAAGACATCCGCTACTGCCGTGAAGTCGGTGTGGATGGGGTTGTTATAGGTATTTTGAAAAAAGATGGAACCGTGGATAAAGAGAGAAATGCGTCACTGATTAAAGAGGCCGGAGATATGAGTATCACTTTTCACAGGGCTTTTGATGTCACAGTAGACCCCTATCAGGCTCTTGAAGATATCATTGATCTGGGTTGTCACCGGATACTGACATCCGGTCAGGAAGCTTCGGTCTTTGAAGGAGCCGAGCTCATTCGTGATATAATCCAAAAAGCTCAGGGCCGGATTATCATCATGCCCGGAGGTGATATTACAGAGCGTAAACTGCCCAAGATCATCAAGGAAACGGGTGCCGGTGAGTATCATATATACCTCGATCAGGAATGTGAAAGCGTCATGCAGCACTGCCCTGATCATGTCTATATGGGTGGATTACTCAGGAAGCCCGAGTTCAGGAACAGCTATACCAGCACTACCAGAGTTGATGCTGTTCTCTCCACTCTCAAGCCTCATTCATCTTTGTAA